A genomic region of Dreissena polymorpha isolate Duluth1 chromosome 4, UMN_Dpol_1.0, whole genome shotgun sequence contains the following coding sequences:
- the LOC127877880 gene encoding cerebral cavernous malformations protein 2 homolog isoform X2: MWGSRASVNSLLESRRPLRHIALTTTGLDHEMTLLQDNPDHRVEFEIKYLGDIPGVPGHTDTTNRTEVLKIIDRGKKQGLVPLQLSTDQDAVLHLGTESIKITRRDGAEDELQHYKLHDIAQVCYVDEDGQHILAVTHGTPEIVNMTVLLCDSQEQAEGVHCLWGYCFQLVYEDAMIKLIEDTIDGTIEAFDPKTSTPGTGSTKSMYIGDPHPPPSVTPSDTSTQAEILHKYMWQLKTKLKIDELVQFSDMWKNWNFAKSKLLEFCESLYTLFGLERTYLLSGLLPFIPAKDVDIFNDFLQKHEISLPRHGHGTLSSLNGYPAFYTSSISDMSINSNTTMNDADLDSSDRDYNELDNMGKKFESIELSVGDTAQTYFPQAGSRNGKV, from the exons ATGTGGGGCTCACGTGCCTCAGTTAACTCTCTTCTAGAGAGCCGCCGTCCACTGCGCCACATAGCACTGACCACGACAGGACTTGACCATGAGATGACCCTGCTGCAGGACAACCCTGACCACCGGGTAGAATTTGAAATAAAG TACCTGGGCGATATCCCAGGAGTGCCGGGGCACACAGACACAACCAACAGAACAGAGGTCTTAAAGATTATAGACAGGGGAAAG AAGCAGGGACTTGTACCTCTACAGTTGAGCACAGATCAGGACGCTGTGCTGCACCTAGGTACAGAGTCCATCAAGATCACCAGGCGCGATGGTGCAGAG GATGAGCTACAACACTACAAGCTGCATGACATTGCTCAGGTGTGCTATGTGGACGAGGATGGGCAGCATATACTGGCAGTCACACATG GCACCCCAGAAATTGTCAACATGACAGTGCTTCTCTGTGATAGTCAG GAGCAAGCAGAGGGTGTCCACTGTCTGTGGGGCTACTGCTTCCAGCTGGTCTATGAGGACGCAATGATCAAACTCATAGAGGATACCATTGACGGAACTATTGAAGCATTTGACCCCAAGACTTCCACTCCTGGCACAG GATCAACGAAAAGcatgtacat TGGTGACCCCCACCCTCCCCCCAGTGTCACTCCCAGTGACACATCCACACAGGCTGAGATATTACACAAATACATGTGGCAG CTGAAGACCAAGTTAAAGATAGATGAACTTGTACAGTTTTCTGACATGTGGAAGAACTGGAACTTTGCGAAGTCAAAATTACTGGAGTTTTGTGAAAGCCTGTACACCTTGTTTGGGCTAGAGAGAACTTATCTGTTGTCTG GTCTTTTACCATTCATACCTGCCAAGGATGTGGACATATTCAACGATTTTCTCCAGAAACATGAGATCAGTCTTCCTAGACATGGACATGGAACTCTCAGCAGTCTAAATGGATATCCTGCTTTCTATAC GAGTTCAATAAGTGATATGTCCATCAACAGCAACACGACAATGAATGACGCTGACCTTGATTCCAGTGACCGTGACTATAACGAGCTGGACAACATGGGCAAAAAGTTTGAGAGTATTGAGCTCAGTGTGGGTGACACAGCCCAGACCTACTTTCCACAGGCTGGAAGCAGGAATGGCAAGGTTTGA
- the LOC127877880 gene encoding cerebral cavernous malformations protein 2 homolog isoform X1, whose amino-acid sequence MWGSRASVNSLLESRRPLRHIALTTTGLDHEMTLLQDNPDHRVEFEIKYLGDIPGVPGHTDTTNRTEVLKIIDRGKKQGLVPLQLSTDQDAVLHLGTESIKITRRDGAEDELQHYKLHDIAQVCYVDEDGQHILAVTHGTPEIVNMTVLLCDSQEQAEGVHCLWGYCFQLVYEDAMIKLIEDTIDGTIEAFDPKTSTPGTGSTKSMYISGDPHPPPSVTPSDTSTQAEILHKYMWQLKTKLKIDELVQFSDMWKNWNFAKSKLLEFCESLYTLFGLERTYLLSGLLPFIPAKDVDIFNDFLQKHEISLPRHGHGTLSSLNGYPAFYTSSISDMSINSNTTMNDADLDSSDRDYNELDNMGKKFESIELSVGDTAQTYFPQAGSRNGKV is encoded by the exons ATGTGGGGCTCACGTGCCTCAGTTAACTCTCTTCTAGAGAGCCGCCGTCCACTGCGCCACATAGCACTGACCACGACAGGACTTGACCATGAGATGACCCTGCTGCAGGACAACCCTGACCACCGGGTAGAATTTGAAATAAAG TACCTGGGCGATATCCCAGGAGTGCCGGGGCACACAGACACAACCAACAGAACAGAGGTCTTAAAGATTATAGACAGGGGAAAG AAGCAGGGACTTGTACCTCTACAGTTGAGCACAGATCAGGACGCTGTGCTGCACCTAGGTACAGAGTCCATCAAGATCACCAGGCGCGATGGTGCAGAG GATGAGCTACAACACTACAAGCTGCATGACATTGCTCAGGTGTGCTATGTGGACGAGGATGGGCAGCATATACTGGCAGTCACACATG GCACCCCAGAAATTGTCAACATGACAGTGCTTCTCTGTGATAGTCAG GAGCAAGCAGAGGGTGTCCACTGTCTGTGGGGCTACTGCTTCCAGCTGGTCTATGAGGACGCAATGATCAAACTCATAGAGGATACCATTGACGGAACTATTGAAGCATTTGACCCCAAGACTTCCACTCCTGGCACAG GATCAACGAAAAGcatgtacat CAGTGGTGACCCCCACCCTCCCCCCAGTGTCACTCCCAGTGACACATCCACACAGGCTGAGATATTACACAAATACATGTGGCAG CTGAAGACCAAGTTAAAGATAGATGAACTTGTACAGTTTTCTGACATGTGGAAGAACTGGAACTTTGCGAAGTCAAAATTACTGGAGTTTTGTGAAAGCCTGTACACCTTGTTTGGGCTAGAGAGAACTTATCTGTTGTCTG GTCTTTTACCATTCATACCTGCCAAGGATGTGGACATATTCAACGATTTTCTCCAGAAACATGAGATCAGTCTTCCTAGACATGGACATGGAACTCTCAGCAGTCTAAATGGATATCCTGCTTTCTATAC GAGTTCAATAAGTGATATGTCCATCAACAGCAACACGACAATGAATGACGCTGACCTTGATTCCAGTGACCGTGACTATAACGAGCTGGACAACATGGGCAAAAAGTTTGAGAGTATTGAGCTCAGTGTGGGTGACACAGCCCAGACCTACTTTCCACAGGCTGGAAGCAGGAATGGCAAGGTTTGA